A stretch of the Pedobacter sp. MC2016-14 genome encodes the following:
- a CDS encoding histone H1: protein MEKFAKLKELVAAVEADATKFYGSGNGAAGTRVRKAMQDLKTLAQEIRTEVTEKKNSGK, encoded by the coding sequence ATGGAAAAATTCGCTAAATTAAAAGAACTTGTTGCTGCTGTAGAAGCAGATGCTACAAAATTTTACGGTTCAGGTAATGGTGCCGCAGGTACCAGGGTACGCAAAGCAATGCAGGATTTAAAAACCCTTGCTCAGGAAATCCGTACAGAAGTAACCGAAAAGAAAAACAGCGGTAAATAG
- a CDS encoding ATP-binding protein produces MNEYNVDLTNCDREPIHVPGKIQSHGFLIAVHADNLNVSYVSENIEDYLSVDAKQLLDLPIADLNKNIPAFKDELDFAQLLKLGKSQQTFEVINPYKLKINEELFYLIIHQSNSAYILEFEPATLEFDIQHLIGKSISEILASKNLDGLLSHSAHEVKNLIEYDRVMIYRFAEDGHGEVVAEVKNEELEPFFGLHYPATDIPKQARELYKLNFTRIIADVNTNSAAISTYTNTPLDLTHSSLRAVSPIHIQYLKNMGVASSFSISLIAHGELWGLVACHNYGPKFIDYKAREGAKLIGQILSSALEYRQGEEDTEKSNNLKEAIQEISGYLEKDADLVSALTNHKLSLLDVTSAEGVAILFEGRFETLGKTPAKEQLIPLFNWLKDTMQESVYHTHQLPEVFKPARDYANIASGIMVCMLSRDLSELIVWFKPEQIQTIQWAGNPEKPTEKGEDGLLILSPRNSFESWAEQVRNTSIRWTKEEFTGILKLREKIISTINKKASEIRILNERLKLAYEELDTFSYTISHDLRTPLTSIKSYTELFLAQNKSIDEKGKKLLDRVINGADRMNFLINEILKLARVGRSEVDFVSITMGKLIKDITREVVSAYKAENAKIIIGECPDLQGDQTMISQVFNNIIGNAVKYASKSTLPQISIEGKADEDEIIYAVKDNGIGIDVNYHDKVFELFKRMENVKDYEGTGVGLAIVKRIIEKHNGRIWFESELGTGTIFYIAFKK; encoded by the coding sequence AACAACTATTGGATTTACCGATTGCTGATTTAAATAAAAACATTCCCGCTTTTAAAGATGAACTGGATTTTGCTCAGCTGCTTAAACTTGGAAAAAGTCAGCAGACATTTGAGGTTATCAACCCCTATAAATTAAAGATTAACGAGGAGCTATTTTACCTGATTATCCACCAAAGTAATTCAGCGTATATCCTAGAATTTGAACCGGCCACGTTAGAATTTGACATTCAACACCTGATCGGCAAATCCATCTCCGAAATCCTGGCCAGCAAAAATCTCGATGGTTTATTGAGCCATTCTGCCCATGAAGTCAAAAACTTGATTGAATACGACAGGGTAATGATTTACCGCTTTGCTGAAGATGGGCATGGAGAGGTAGTAGCAGAGGTAAAAAATGAAGAATTGGAACCTTTTTTTGGACTTCACTACCCGGCAACAGACATCCCCAAACAAGCAAGGGAATTGTATAAATTAAATTTTACCAGGATCATTGCCGACGTAAATACCAACAGTGCGGCAATTTCAACCTATACCAATACGCCGCTGGATTTAACCCATTCCAGTCTACGGGCCGTATCGCCCATACACATCCAGTACCTGAAAAATATGGGTGTAGCCAGCAGTTTCAGTATTTCTTTAATTGCACATGGAGAACTTTGGGGATTGGTGGCCTGTCACAATTACGGTCCTAAATTTATAGATTATAAAGCCAGAGAAGGCGCCAAGTTAATTGGACAGATATTATCTTCTGCATTAGAATACAGACAGGGGGAAGAAGACACAGAAAAAAGCAATAACCTTAAAGAGGCCATCCAGGAAATTTCAGGGTATCTGGAAAAAGATGCCGATTTGGTTTCTGCGTTAACCAACCATAAACTGTCCTTATTGGACGTAACCAGCGCCGAAGGTGTGGCCATTTTATTTGAAGGCCGGTTTGAAACTCTTGGAAAAACCCCGGCAAAGGAGCAGTTGATACCGCTTTTTAACTGGCTTAAAGATACCATGCAGGAATCGGTATACCACACTCATCAATTACCCGAAGTGTTTAAGCCAGCCAGAGATTATGCAAACATAGCAAGTGGAATAATGGTTTGCATGTTGAGCAGAGACCTTTCAGAATTAATTGTATGGTTTAAACCAGAACAGATTCAAACCATACAATGGGCAGGTAATCCAGAAAAACCAACAGAAAAAGGCGAAGATGGCCTCTTAATCCTTAGTCCCCGTAACTCTTTTGAAAGTTGGGCAGAACAGGTGAGAAATACTTCTATCCGCTGGACAAAGGAAGAATTTACAGGAATCTTGAAGCTCAGGGAAAAAATCATCAGCACCATCAATAAAAAAGCCAGTGAGATCAGAATCCTCAATGAACGTTTAAAATTAGCCTATGAAGAGCTGGATACTTTTAGCTACACGATATCACATGATTTAAGAACACCATTAACCTCTATAAAAAGTTACACAGAATTATTTTTGGCCCAGAACAAATCTATAGATGAAAAGGGCAAAAAATTACTCGATCGTGTAATTAATGGTGCAGACAGAATGAATTTTCTGATCAATGAAATTTTGAAACTGGCAAGAGTAGGCCGTTCTGAAGTGGACTTTGTTAGCATTACAATGGGTAAATTGATTAAAGACATTACCCGGGAAGTTGTTTCTGCTTATAAGGCAGAAAATGCCAAAATCATTATTGGGGAATGCCCAGACTTACAGGGAGACCAAACGATGATTTCTCAGGTGTTTAACAACATCATTGGCAATGCCGTAAAATATGCCTCAAAATCTACTTTGCCCCAAATTTCTATTGAAGGTAAGGCAGATGAAGATGAAATTATTTATGCGGTTAAAGATAATGGCATTGGTATTGATGTAAACTATCACGACAAGGTGTTTGAATTGTTTAAACGCATGGAAAATGTGAAAGATTACGAGGGAACAGGAGTCGGCTTGGCTATTGTTAAACGTATCATTGAGAAGCATAACGGACGCATTTGGTTCGAGAGTGAGTTGGGAACAGGTACAATATTTTATATAGCATTTAAAAAATAA
- a CDS encoding ABC transporter ATP-binding protein, whose amino-acid sequence MNYNLNDLNESNVNKSAFSGLKKLLQLISGEKKVLLLALAAILINSVLLLLGPLIVGHVIDNYVYTKKYDGVLLYSGLLLMMYLVTLATGYWQTKLMGGVGQRMLYTLRNAIFNKLQELPVSFFNQNKAGDLISRVNNDTDKLNQFFSQSLMQFIGSIIGMFGAGIFLLSINIELGAAALSPALLILLITAVLSPWVKRKNALNLKSLGGLSAEIQESLNNFKVIIAFNRRDYFRKRFDEANTANYKTAIAAGLSNTIFVPIYGLFSGAAQLIVLIFGIYLITIHQFTVGLLVSYFAYTINFYNPLRQLAALWSSFQVAMASWERISIILALENDLADHSLVVSDSTTLSDATKGEVPVLLEFKHVHFSYTEDKEILHDINLKFEKGKTYALIGPTGGGKTTTASLIARLYDPTKGEVLLNGQNMRSITAAARSQKIGFILQEPFLFTGTVRENILYGNTAYQSYTNKELGAVIAEANLEELIAIFDEGLETPVTSGADNISLGQKQLIAFMRAVLRNPELLILDEATANIDTITEQLLSAILKKLPKETTLVIIAHRLNTIENADEIYFVNSGEVLKAGTLQHAMEMLLQKKRSS is encoded by the coding sequence ATGAATTACAATCTTAATGACCTCAATGAAAGCAATGTAAATAAATCTGCTTTTTCCGGGCTTAAAAAATTGCTACAGCTAATTTCCGGGGAGAAGAAAGTACTATTGCTGGCTTTGGCTGCGATATTAATTAATTCGGTGCTACTCCTATTAGGCCCTTTGATTGTAGGACATGTGATTGACAACTATGTATATACCAAAAAATATGATGGTGTTTTGTTATACAGCGGTTTATTATTGATGATGTACCTGGTTACACTGGCTACAGGTTACTGGCAAACTAAACTGATGGGGGGTGTAGGCCAGCGGATGTTATATACCCTACGTAATGCCATTTTTAATAAGCTACAGGAACTTCCTGTTTCATTTTTTAACCAGAACAAAGCAGGTGATTTAATCTCAAGGGTAAATAACGATACAGACAAGCTCAATCAGTTCTTTTCGCAGTCACTGATGCAGTTTATTGGCAGCATCATTGGGATGTTTGGCGCAGGTATTTTTCTGCTTTCTATCAATATAGAACTTGGTGCGGCGGCGTTATCCCCTGCCCTGTTAATCTTGCTCATCACTGCGGTATTGTCACCTTGGGTTAAGCGAAAAAACGCTTTAAATCTTAAAAGTCTGGGTGGCTTAAGTGCTGAAATTCAGGAAAGTCTCAATAATTTTAAAGTAATCATTGCCTTTAACCGCAGAGACTATTTTAGGAAACGCTTTGACGAGGCCAATACAGCTAATTACAAAACTGCAATAGCTGCAGGTTTGTCCAATACGATATTTGTGCCGATATATGGCTTGTTCTCTGGTGCTGCGCAGCTGATTGTACTTATCTTCGGCATCTACCTGATTACAATCCACCAGTTTACGGTCGGATTACTGGTCAGCTATTTTGCTTACACCATCAACTTTTACAATCCATTGCGACAACTGGCTGCACTGTGGTCAAGTTTTCAGGTTGCGATGGCCTCCTGGGAGCGAATTTCAATCATCCTGGCACTAGAAAACGATTTGGCTGATCATTCACTTGTTGTATCTGATTCCACTACTTTGAGCGATGCAACAAAAGGTGAAGTTCCGGTTTTATTGGAATTTAAGCACGTACACTTCTCTTATACGGAAGACAAGGAAATACTGCATGATATTAACCTTAAATTTGAGAAGGGAAAGACTTACGCTTTAATAGGTCCTACTGGTGGTGGAAAAACTACTACAGCCTCCTTAATTGCAAGGTTATATGACCCTACTAAAGGGGAAGTTTTATTGAACGGGCAAAACATGCGGAGCATTACAGCGGCAGCACGTAGTCAGAAAATAGGCTTTATACTCCAGGAACCGTTTTTATTTACCGGAACCGTACGTGAAAATATTTTGTATGGCAACACTGCGTACCAATCTTACACCAACAAAGAATTAGGCGCTGTGATTGCAGAGGCCAACCTGGAGGAGCTGATTGCTATTTTTGACGAGGGACTGGAAACTCCGGTGACCTCGGGTGCCGACAACATCAGTTTGGGTCAGAAACAACTTATTGCTTTTATGAGGGCAGTACTTAGAAACCCGGAATTGCTGATTCTTGATGAAGCAACGGCCAATATTGATACGATTACAGAGCAACTTTTAAGTGCGATCTTAAAAAAGCTGCCGAAAGAAACTACCCTGGTGATTATTGCACATCGTTTAAACACGATCGAAAATGCGGATGAGATCTATTTTGTAAATTCAGGGGAAGTGCTTAAAGCAGGAACATTGCAACATGCAATGGAAATGTTATTGCAAAAAAAGAGGAGCTCTTAG
- a CDS encoding ABC transporter ATP-binding protein, translating to MEKDKKAKKPGIFTLLKPYKGLISLLVLFALLSNGINLLLPKLIARGIDTYTKGSFNSNEIALHFGIAIGLIFIFTYLQSIVQTYASERVARDLRSRLAHQISRQSHAMVESLNPSKLLTNLTADADSIKLFVSQAIVSITSSIFLIVGASILLLNINWKLGLCIITIIPIIGITFYLVLKKVKVLFVQSREVIDWLNKVINESILGSAIIRVINSQQLEYDKFITANAKARNLGLAILKLFAGLIPVIIFISNLAGLTILALGGHFVITGSMSLGEFAAFNSYLSILIFPILVIGFMSNVMAQATASYQRIASVLDSPELLDEGELSEMTGNMTVENISLNFGQKPALKDISFTLRAGSKTAIIGPTAAGKTQLLYLLTGLTKPSHGLILFDGHDLQNYNQDAFYSQLGFVFQDSIIFNMSIRENIAFSKAATDQSLEKAIETAELKDFIAGLPEGLDTMVSERGSSLSGGQKQRIMLARALAIEPKILLLDDFTARVDYHTEQRILENIHTNYPGITLLSVTQKISAIEQYNHIIVLMQGEIIAQGTHQELMSSSTEYVQIHASQQSTSNYELQS from the coding sequence ATGGAAAAAGATAAAAAAGCAAAAAAGCCCGGGATTTTCACCCTTCTAAAGCCCTATAAGGGATTAATATCTTTACTTGTCCTATTTGCCTTATTGAGTAACGGAATTAACTTATTACTCCCGAAACTCATTGCCAGAGGCATTGACACTTACACCAAAGGCAGCTTCAACAGCAATGAAATAGCCTTACATTTTGGTATTGCTATAGGACTCATCTTCATCTTTACTTATCTTCAAAGCATTGTTCAAACCTATGCTTCAGAACGTGTGGCACGAGATTTACGCAGTAGGTTAGCGCATCAGATTTCCAGGCAAAGCCATGCAATGGTTGAATCCCTGAACCCATCAAAGCTACTAACCAACTTAACTGCAGATGCCGATTCCATTAAGCTCTTTGTATCGCAAGCCATAGTTTCCATTACCTCTTCCATTTTTCTGATTGTAGGCGCCAGTATATTGCTGCTAAACATCAACTGGAAATTAGGTTTATGCATCATCACCATTATCCCCATCATTGGCATTACATTTTATCTGGTTTTAAAAAAGGTAAAAGTGCTATTTGTTCAGAGCAGAGAGGTGATTGACTGGCTAAACAAAGTGATTAACGAAAGTATATTGGGATCTGCCATTATTCGCGTAATCAATTCTCAGCAATTGGAATACGATAAGTTTATTACAGCTAATGCCAAGGCAAGAAACCTGGGCCTGGCCATACTTAAACTGTTCGCCGGTTTAATTCCGGTGATCATATTCATCTCCAACCTTGCTGGTTTAACCATATTAGCGCTTGGTGGCCATTTTGTGATCACAGGGAGCATGTCGCTGGGGGAATTTGCAGCCTTTAACTCCTACCTCAGCATCCTCATCTTCCCCATATTGGTTATTGGTTTTATGAGTAATGTAATGGCGCAAGCTACAGCATCTTATCAGCGAATAGCCTCCGTTTTAGATAGTCCGGAACTACTGGATGAAGGAGAGCTTAGTGAAATGACAGGAAATATGACTGTAGAAAATATTTCCTTAAACTTTGGACAAAAGCCGGCACTCAAAGACATTAGTTTTACTTTAAGGGCTGGATCTAAAACGGCCATCATAGGCCCCACCGCAGCAGGTAAAACCCAACTCTTGTACCTGCTAACTGGTTTAACCAAACCAAGCCATGGCTTGATACTATTTGATGGCCATGATTTACAAAATTACAATCAGGATGCCTTTTACAGTCAATTGGGTTTTGTATTCCAGGACAGCATCATCTTTAACATGAGCATCCGTGAAAATATTGCCTTTAGCAAAGCGGCCACAGACCAGTCTTTAGAAAAAGCTATTGAAACAGCAGAATTAAAGGACTTTATAGCAGGACTTCCTGAAGGATTGGATACCATGGTTTCTGAACGTGGATCTAGCCTTTCTGGCGGACAAAAGCAGCGAATTATGCTTGCCCGTGCACTTGCTATAGAACCTAAAATCCTGTTATTGGATGATTTTACAGCAAGGGTAGATTACCATACTGAGCAAAGAATACTTGAAAATATACACACTAACTATCCGGGCATCACCTTGCTTTCCGTGACGCAAAAAATCTCGGCCATTGAGCAATACAACCATATCATTGTATTGATGCAGGGAGAAATTATTGCACAAGGTACACACCAGGAATTAATGAGCAGCAGTACAGAATACGTACAAATCCACGCTTCACAACAGAGCACCAGCAACTATGAATTACAATCTTAA
- a CDS encoding response regulator — protein MISPDIFYVEDDQDFAFILEHAMKEVREDLTLSVVEDGRDAIRSLEKFVENKNKPKLILLDLNLPGLSGLDILKRIKEIPYLRFTPVILFSTSDDPTDVKASYEFGANAYITKPSGYNNLVTCIRSMHEFWFNQNRTIN, from the coding sequence ATGATTTCGCCGGATATATTTTATGTAGAAGATGACCAGGATTTTGCTTTTATCCTGGAACATGCAATGAAGGAAGTTAGAGAAGATTTGACCTTAAGCGTAGTAGAAGATGGAAGGGATGCAATCAGGAGCCTGGAGAAGTTTGTAGAGAACAAAAACAAACCTAAACTTATTTTACTGGACCTTAATCTTCCCGGACTTTCTGGGCTTGATATCCTGAAAAGAATCAAGGAAATCCCCTACTTACGTTTTACACCAGTTATCCTATTTTCTACTTCTGATGATCCAACGGATGTTAAGGCCTCTTATGAATTCGGTGCAAACGCCTATATCACGAAACCTTCTGGTTACAACAACCTGGTTACTTGTATAAGGTCAATGCATGAATTCTGGTTTAACCAAAACAGGACCATCAACTAA